The following is a genomic window from Pseudomonadota bacterium.
TGAAGAAGGAGTTGCACGCATGAGAAAGATTGAAAGAGCGTTGATCAGCCTGACCGACAAATCAGGGATTGAGGATTTTGCCCGTGAACTTGAGAAGATGGGGGTTGAGATCCTGTCAACCGGCGGGACTGCCAAAAAAATGAGGGACAGCGGGATCAAGGTGATGGATGTTTCCGAATTCACCGGCTTTCCGGAGATGCTTGACGGGCGGGTGAAGACTCTCCACCCGAAAGTTCATGGCGGCATTCTTGCCCAGAAGGAGAACCCGGATCATCTGGCGCAGATGGCGAAGCACGGGATGAAACCGATCGACCTGGTGGCGGTCAATCTGTACGCCTTTGAAAAAACCGTGGCCGATCCAAATTGTAGCCTTGCCGACGCCATCGAAAATATCGATATCGGCGGTCCGACCATGCTCCGCTCTTCGGCCAAGAATTTTCGCGATGTGACCGTTCTCGTCGACCCTGCCGATTATCCCCAGGTTTTAAAAGAGATGAAGGCGACCGGCAATACCACCCTGAAAACCAGGTTCCGCCTTGCGGCCAAGGTCTTTGCCCTGACCAGCAGGTATGATACGACCATTTCCGCCTGGCTGGAAAAGGTCGATGTAGACAATAATCCGTACTTCAGGTAGGAGATCTTTATGAAGATGGCGGTCCTGTTGTCCGGCAGCGGCCGGACCCTGGATAATTTCCACGAGCGGATAGTCTCGGGTACCATGCGGGGCAGTATCGAAGTGGTCATCTCCAACGTTGCCGGTGTGCTCGGCCTGGAGAAGGCCGAAAAATATGGTTACCCGGCGTATGTTGCTCCCACGAGTAAAGAGACCAACGAAATACTGGCGAAGTATGATGTCGACCTGATTCTCCTGGCGGGTTATCTCAAACTCTATACCCCGCCGCAACATCTGAAACGCGCGGTCGTGAACATCCATCCGTCGCTCATACCCTCGTTCTGCGGGGACGGTTTTTACGGGATGCGGGTTCATCGGGCGGTCAAGGCGCGAGGGGTCAGGGTCAGCGGCTGCACCGTTCATTTTGCAAACGAGGTATACGATGAGGGGCCGATCATCGTCCAGCACTGTGTGCCGGTCTTTGCTGAGGACACCCCGGATGATGTTGCGGCCAGGGTTTTTGCGGCGGAATGTGAAGCGTACCCGGAAGCGATTAACCTGGTGTGCGAAAAAGGGGTGGACTATTTCTGGTCCGGTGAAGGGAGGAGGCAAGGATGACTACCGAGAAAAAAAAAGTGATGTCGGCCCACGATATTGAGCTTTCCCTGTCAAGAATCGCGATCGAGATTGTTGAACGGAACCGCAACCTGAATAATCTGGCGATCGTCGGTATTCATACCGGCGGCGTCTTTCTGGCCGAGAGAATCAAGAAGATGATCGAGGAGCGGGTCAAGGTCAAGCTGCCCATCGGCAGTCTTGATATCACCCTCTACCGGGACGACTGGAGCCTGGCCAGCCAGAGCCCGGTGGTCAAAACCACCGACCTTAATTTCCCGGTGGAGTGCTGCACCGTGGTCCTGATCGATGACGTGCTGTTCACCGGCCGGACCATCCGGGCGGCGCTCGATGCGATCATGGATTTCGGCCGGCCGATGGTGCTGCAGCTGGCCGTTCTGCTCGATCGCGGCGGCCGGGAGCTGCCCATTCAACCGGACTTTGTCGGAATGCATGTTCTGGTGGAAGACAATGAACGGGTCGATGTCCATTTAAGCGAGAAAGACGGGGTAGATGAAGTCATTATCAGGCCGGCCGGGAAATGACTTTAGGGTCGGACATGGTGAAGAATGGCAAGTCATCGAATCCGGGGCCGGATCTGCAGTATATCCACCGGCGGATCAAAAAAAAATTCGAAGACTATCAAACCTATCATTTCAGCGCCAATCAGAATGATATCCTGAAGACCTTTTTTGATCTGGCCCAGGAATTCGATTCTTTTCAGGATTTCTACCGGATCTGCGTGCTGGTCCCCTGCGATTGCCTGCAGATGCAGGTCTCTCTTTATCTGGAGGCTGAATCCGGGATCGGCCTGCAGCTGGTCTGTAATTCCAGTGATGGTGTTCGCTACGATTCCGCCCCTGCCCCTTCTTATGTCAGGACTTCCCAGGAGCCATATGATCATGAAGGCTCATACCTGGTTCCCATTTCCCGCAAACAGTTCCATCAGGCCGATGCCCCGGCAATGAAAAAGGCGGCCCGCATCCTCGGGATGCTGGAGGTTTCCGCCGGCCGTGAACTTTCCGGCGAGGAACGGTTTTTCTTTATCAAATACGCCAACCGTATTGCCTACAATCTTCACAACCGTAAACTGATGCAGCAGAATATCCGCCATCTGGAGTTCATCAACACTCTGGTGATGGATATTGAACACAATGTGATCATCCCCAATATGTACTTCAAGCACCTCTTCAACCGGCTCAAGGCTTCGATTGGCGGGCTGGAGGAGCTGGTGCTGGATGAGGAGGGGGCAAGCGAGCCTTACCGGGGGCGGCTTGCCACCGTTTACCAGGGGCTTCGGGAAAATCACCGGCAGCTTCTCGACCACCATTCGACCACCTCGCTCTTCCTCGAAAGCCTGTTTCGCAAAGACCATTTCACCGAGGGGCATCTGGTTTTAAAACCACGGTCCTGTATGGTGGAACAGGAGATCATCAGGCCGCAGCTCGAAAACTATCTCAATCGTTTTTCCCTCTACGGGATTGAGGTCCGATACCCCGATGACATGGAAGATGAGTTGCCGTTAAGCGTCGATATCGGCCTTCTCGCCCAGGTGTACGCGAACCTTTTCTCCAATGCGGTTAAATATACCGAGAGTGTGAAAACCGCAGCGGGGTTTGCCAGGAAAGCGATGGCCTATGGCCGCAAGCTGGAAAAAGATTATTTCGGGCCGGGCAAGGACGGGATGAAATTCAACGTGTTTTCCACCGGACCGCAGCTGTCCGCCACTGAACAGGAGCGGGTGTTTGACGACGGTTTCCGGGGCAGCAATTCGGGTCGCAGCTCCGGCACCGGGCATGGGCTCTCTTTTGTCAGACACGTGATCGAGATCCATGGCGGTCGGGTGGGCTACGAATCGGTCGAAGAGGGGAATAACTTCTATTTTGTTCTTCCCCTTGCCGGAGAATATAAAGGGATGAAAGATGTTTCCCCTTAAGGATGATGTTCCGTCGAGCAGTTTCCCGGCCATCAACCTCTGGCTGATCATCGTCAATGTCCTCTGTTTTGTCTACGAGCTGATGCTCGGCGACCACCTCAATCCATTTCTTTCGACCTATGGTTTTGTGCCGGCGAGGTTTATGGCGGCGCAGGCTGAAAACTATTTTGATTTCGGGCGCTTTCTGCCGGTGTTCTCCTCCATGTTTCTCCATGGCGGGTTTCTGCATGTCATTTCCAATATGTGGATGTTGTGGATATTCGGCGACAATGTCGAAGACAGTATGGGCCATGGACGATATCTTTTCTTCTACCTGCTGTGCGGTTTTGTCTCGGTGTTCGCCCAGGGGCTTTCGGCTCCGGGTTCGGTGGTGCCGATGATCGGGGCCAGCGGGGCGATTTCCGGGGTGCTGGGGGCCTATTTTGTTCTCCATCCGCGGGCGAGGATCACCACCCTGGTGCCGATCTTCTTTTTCCTGACCATCATCAGGATCCCGGCCTTTGTTTTTCTCGGCTTCTGGATTCTGCTGCAGATTTTGCAGGGGTCCGCCAATCTCCTGGATACCGGCGCCGGGGCAAAAGGAGGCGTTGCGTGGTGGGCCCATGTCGGCGGCTTTGTCATGGGTTTTGTGCTGATTCATCTGTTCAGGAAAAAAAAGGGCCGGTTAGTCAGAAAGCCGTGGTATCAGTTCTGAGCTTGTAATTTTTTCCCGGGTCAATCTCCAGATACTCCGGAATATCCCTGTTCACTATTCCAGCTGCCTGGTCCGTTTCATTGCTGGCTGCACTACTGAGGATATACCTGTGACAAATTGCCCCATTTCAGAACCCTCTGTCGGTGTTATAATGAAATCCGATGCCGTAATGCTCCTCCGGTTTCATCCCCCTTTTTTCCGGACATATTACGGCTTCTTTCCCCCTAGAAAGGGTGGCATCATAATGGTGGTGTCACCCTTTTTCCTTGTTTTTTTCTCTTTAAAAAAAGCCCCGGCAGATATACTTTCAGGAACCACCTCCTGTCGGGTTAAATGATGACAGGTCATTTCTGATGGAACCAGGCGATGGGTGAAAAGCAATCCGCAACTGAAGATTTCAATCTTTCCGGGCATGTTGTCAGGATGCTTGCCGGGCTGTTCCTGTTCTATGTGGTGATCATGACCTGCGGCTTCGCCTTCGAGGTTTTTCCCACCGAGGAGCCGGTGGTCCTTGCGGCAAAGGTCACGGCTGCCATCTGCGGGGCGATTATGCTCGGACTCGGAGGCTGGCTGCTTCACAGCTCGTTCGCGAGGCTTTTCGTTCTGGCCGGAATTCCGGCTGGTTCCTTTCCCGGGCGACTGGGCCTCTATTTCCGGCAGCGGGTAACCGGCAAAACCCTGCTGGCCGGTTTGCCTTATCTCCTGCTGAGTTTCCAGCTCGGGTATTTCCTGTTCAGCGGCAACTCCTGGCCGGCCGCCGGCGGAGAGGAGCTGCAGGAACTCTTTATGGTCGAGTACGGGATCATTCATGCCACCCTCTTTCTCGGTTGTATTTCCCTGATCCCGGCTATCGGCCGGGGCCGTCCGGTCAAGTATCTGCTGATCCTGCTCTTCGGCGCTTTCTATGCCTGGGCAATGCTCGATCAACTGAGTTTTTACGGCTATGCCTCCTATCTCTTTCTGCTCGCGAGCAAGTTCGGCGGCTACTTTCTCCGGCCGCCCTCGGCGAATCAAAAATTTGCCCTTTTTCTCCGTTGGGGAGCGCAGATCAGTACCTTTGTCCTGATTCTTGCCGCCCTCAACAATACTTCAATCAGCGGGCCGCTGAACATCCTCTGCGGATTCTGGTATTTTTTACTGCTGGCGATCTATGAGATCCTGGATGTCTTTTCGGTAAAGACCGGCGCCACCGGTGGTGGCGCGATGAAGAGTGAAGAGTGAAGAATTTGGAGTGTGGAGTTCCCGTAGGCAACACTTCTGCATTCTTAATTCTGCCTTTCTCTGAAATCATGGATGACTTTGAGGAAGGCCGGGCCGTACTTTTCGAGTTTGTTTGCGCCGACGCCGTGGATGGCCAGGAGCGCGGAATTATCTTTCGGCAGATACGCCGCCATTTCGATCAGGGTTTTATCTCCGAAGACCACGAAGGGCGGGACCCCTGCCGCATCGGCCAGGCTTTTGCGTAAGGAGCGCAATTTTTCAAAGAGTTCCTCGTTGTAGTCAAGGTCAGTTGTATTGCGTGGCCCTTTTTTCTTTTTGGTGGTAACCGGTCTGACCCGGGGCTTCGCCATGGTCAGGGTCTTTTCCCCGCGCAGGAGCGGACGGGAGGCGTCGGTGAGTTTCAGCACCGAGTAATCGGCCACATCCTGGAAGAGATAGCCGTGCTGGACCAGATGGTGGAGCAGGCTTGCCCAGAACTCCTTGGGTTGATCACTGCCGATTCCGTAGGTGGAGAGCTGGTCGTGCTGCTGTTTCATGATCCGTTCATTTTTCGATCCGCGCAAAACATCAATCACATAACCGATACCGAACCGCTGCCCGACCCGGTAGACGCAGGAGAGCGCTTTTCTGGCGTCATCGGTCACATCATGGAGTTCCGGGGGTGACAGGCAGATATCACAGTTGCCGCAGGGTTCCGGCAACTGTTCGCCGAAATAGCCGAGCAGCACCTGGCGTCGACAACTCTGCGCTTCGGCAAAGGCGACCATCGCGTTCAGTTTATGGATCTCAATCCGTTTCTGTTCCTGGTTTCTGCCAAGCTCAATCAGGCCGCGGGCCACTGCGATATCACCATAGCCGAAGAGCAGAACCGCCTCCGAGGGCAGGCCGTCTCGGCCGGCGCGGCCGGTTTCCTGGTAGTAGCTTTCAATGTTCTTGGGCAGATCGTAATGCACCACGAAGCGAACATTGGGTTTGTCGATCCCCATCCCGAAGGCGACCGTCGCCACCACCACCTGCAGGTTGTCTTTGAGAAAGTCGTCCTGAACCTGTTTGCGTTCCTCTGCGGGAAGACCAGCGTGATAAGCGGCCGCCGAAAACCCTGCCGCAGATAGCTGGTCGGCCACCTGTTCCACCCGCTTGCGGGAAAGGCAGTAGACGATCCCGGACTCCTTTTCCCGCCCTTGAAGAAAGGTGCGGAGCTGATCTTTAGGTTTCAGCTTGTCGATCACCGTGTAACGGATATTGGGTCGGTCAAAACCGGCGACATAGGTTTTGGCCTGCTGCAGATTCAAACGGGTCAGAATATCGGCCCGGGTTTGCTCCTCGGCGGTGGCGGTGAGGGCGATCAGCGGGATCTTCGGAAACAGTCCGCGCAAGCGGCCGAGCTGGATGTATTCAGGCCGAAAATCATGGCCCCATTGCGATACGCAATGTGCCTCATCAATGGCAAAGAGAGAGATTTCGATATCAACCAGGCGGTCGAGAAAATCACTGCTCATCAGCCGTTCCGGGGCCACGTAAAGAAGATCAAGCTCTCTGTGGTGAAAGCGGCGCAGAACTTCCCGCGCCTCGTCCGCTTTCAGGGAGGAGTTGTAGAAGTCGGCCCGGACTCCGTTGGCCCGGAGCGCATCCACCTGGTCTTTCATCAGCGAGATCAGCGGGCTGACCACCAGCGCTACCCCCGGCCGGTGCAGGGCCGGAATCTGGTAGCAGAGCGATTTGCCGCCGCCGGTGGGCATCAGGACAAAGGCATCCTCACCCCGGATCAGGCCGGAGATGATTTCCTCCTGGTAGGGACGGAACTCGCTGTAACCGAAAATGGTGCGCAGGTTGTCGAGAGGTGTCGGGCTGGTGGTCGGCAAAGGGGCGTTCATGTCAATCATGAACAGAATGTACCCGGTTTACCGGAATCAGCCAATAATCAATATCTCAACTTTCTGAGTTTGATTAATCTCCCGATAAAGCTGAGTTGAGCAGCTGGCCTGCTCGTACGAAACTTATACTCGCAGGGTGAAATTAAGAGATTTTGGCGATTTTTCGTGCCTGTGTTCCACAAGAAGCCAGAAGCCAGGAGTCAGAAGCCAGGAGAAAAGCTTTAAACTCAGTCATTCTGGCTCCTGACTTCTGGCTTCTGAATTCTCATCATGGAATGCCACCATGCCTCTCAATTAATTTATAACAGCAAATCAACACCATAAGACAAGTCAGAAAGTTGAGATCAATATCCGGTGGGGTGCTCAGTTTCCTGATAATCCTTTGAGCTCTGCGGATTTCTGCAGGTAATAGTCGTAATCACCGCCGTAGAGGCGCATCTCGCCGTGATCGATTTCCATCACATGATCGACCAGGGAACGGAGAAAGTGGCGGTCGTGACTCACCAGAATTACGGTGCCGGTGAATTTCTGCAGGGCCTCAAGGAGAATCTCGCGGGACTGCAGATCGAGATGGTTGGTGGGCTCGTCGAGGATCAGAAAATTCAGGGGGCGGGCCAGAAGCGTTGCGATCACCACCCTGCTTTTTTCCCCGCCCGAGAGCTGGGCGATTTTCTTGTCACCGTCTTCACCCTGGAAGAGGAAGGCGCCGCAGAGGTTTCTGATCACCCCGATATTGGCCTGGGGGATCACGTTCTGGATGGTCTCGAAGACGGTGCTGCCGCCATGCAGGACGTCCATCGAGTGCTGGCTGAAATAGCCGATCGAGACGTTAGCCCCAATCGTTACCGTGCCGCCGGTCGGTTCGGTCTTCCCGGCGATGACCTTCAGAAAGGTTGATTTTCCCGCCCCGTTCACTCCGACCACCGCAATTTTCTCTCCCCGCCGGACCATCCCGGAAACACCGCTGAACACCGGCTTTTCGGGGGAGCCTTCATTGCCTGGCCAGGTCTTGGCAAGATCGACCATGGCCACCACGTCGTCGCCGCTTCTGGGTGGCTCGGGGAATTCAAAACGCATGACCCGCTGCTCGGCGGGGAGAACGATCCTTTCGATCTTTTCAATCTTCTTGATCCGGGATTGCACCTGGGAGGCGTGGGAGGCCCGGGCGGCAAAACGGGCGATAAATTCCTCTTCTTTGGCGAGCATTTCCTGCTGCCGCCGGGCGCTTGCGACGAGCTGCTCGCGGCGGATCTCCCGCTCGCGCAGGTAGAAATCGTAGTTGCCGCTGTAGGTGGTGATGGTCTGGTCTGCCACCTCGATAATCCGGCTGACAATGGCGTTCATGAAGGTCCGGTCATGGCTCGTCATCAGCACCGCCCCCTTGAACTCGTTTTTCAGCCATTCTTCAAGCCAGAGAATCGACTCGATATCGAGATGGTTGGTGGGTTCGTCTAAGAGCAGCACATCGGGGTTGATGGTCAGGATTTTGGCCAGCGCGATCCGCATCTTCCAGCCGCCGGAAAATGATTCGACCGGCCGGTTGTAATCGTCCGGACCGATGCCGAGACCGGTGAGCACCGTCTGGGCCCGGGTTTCCAGATCATAGCCGCCCCGGTGCTCAAATTCCTCCTGGGCGTTGCCGTAGCGCTCAAGGAGAGCGGCCAGTTCGTCATCCGCCATGGGTTCCGCCATCGCCGCTTCCATTTTCCGGATTTCATCCCCCAGGGCCAGCACCTCCGATACGGCGGCCATGGTCTCTGCCAGGGCCGAGCGGCCGGCCATTTCCCCGACTTCCTGGGAGAAATGGGCGATCACCGTCTTTTTGCCGCAGGAAATCTCACCCCGGTCCGCCTCTTCCTCACCGGTGATCAGCCGGAAGAGAGTGCTTTTTCCCGCCCCGTTGGGACCGACCAGGCCGGTGCGAACACCGGGCAGGATCTGAAAACCACCATTGGTAAAAAGAATCCGGTTGCCATGCTGTTTGTGAATATTGGTCAGGTGAATCATCGACAGCTCTCGTGAAAAATAGAGGGTTTTTCCCGTACGATCAGGACGTTGGGAAGCGATATCCGGCAAATCATTGGCGCTTTTGCCCTTCGGCGATAAAAAGGGCCTTTTTTTAGCATGATAGATTTGGTGCTGCAAGCTTATTTTCATCGCCGAGAGAAAGTGCCGTCCGTGAACATTGATAATTGAGGGTGTCGTGCACTGATTCTTTTCGCTGATTTCCGGTGGGTCGGGTGAAGCTGAGTTGAGCAGCTCGTCTGCTCGTACGAAACTTATACCCGAATGGGTGAAAGTTGGTTTATGTTGACTGACAACGATCAGAAAGGAACGGGACTTTTCAATTTCAAACGTTTTTGTACTGAAAGCTGCAAGCGGGGGATGTGATGAACACACACAGTCAGGTGATCGGCTATCTGCTCTGGATTTTCGGTTTTATGGGATCGCACCGTTTTTACTATGGTCGTCCGATCAGCGGCACCATTTATTTTTTTACCCTCGGAATCTTTTTCATCGGTTGGATTGTCGATCTGTTCCTGATCCCCGGTATGGACCGGGAGGCGGATATTGCCTACACCTCCGGCCCCATTGATTATAATGTTTCCTGGATCTTTCTCACCTTTCTCGGTTTTTTCGGCGTGCACCGCTTCTATCTCGGCAAGTGGGTTACCGGCCTTATCTATCTCTGCACCGGCGGTCTGTTTCTGGTCGGGATCATCTATGATTTCTGGACCCTCAATGAACAGATCAGCGAGATCAACAGGGAAAATCCCGAACCATAACAATCACCCTAAGTGTTGCTCTTGATTCAATTTTACCAGTTTGCCAATCAATCAGGATGCACTGAGTAACGTCTTTGGAATTGTCTGAAAAGTCTGAAAATTAAAGGGGGCTGAAAGTGGCGTTGAAACCGACGATTTTTAAATTAAAAATAACCCTGGCCGATACCGACCGGGATTATTATGACACCCTTAATTTAACTGTTGCGCAGCACCCCTCCGAATCACTTGAACGGATGATGGCCCGGGTTCTGGCGTTTTGTATTCATGCTGAAAAATATCCGGTGTTCACCAAAGGACTTTGCGCCGTGGAAGAACCTGATATCTGGGCCCGTACCCTGGATGACCGGATATCTTTATGGATCGATGTCGGGGAGCCCTCGGTTGACAGAATAAAAAAAGCGACCCGGCTTTCGCCGGTGGTGAAGGTGTATAGTTTTAATTCGAAATCGGATACCTGGTGGGATCAGGAACGGGATAAGTTTAAAGAGCTATCCGCCGGCGTTTTTCAATTTCCGTGGGGAAGTATCCGGGCCCTGGCCGCGCTGGTGAAGAATCGAACGATGGTCCTTTCCGCAACGATTACCGGTGATACGGCATACATTGGCGCCGAGCAGGGAGAATGTGAGGTCTCCTGGGTGGCATTGCAGGGTGGAGAATGAAATGCGGCAGGCGCGAGCCCATTTATCGGTTCCGGGTCCTGAAAGAAGAATGGCTCGGCAAACAGGAATCCAGGATCCTTCCCGGATTCCGGGCGGAACATCTTTGCATAGTATCGTCAGCGCAACAGCACAAGCGATAAACCATTTAAACCTGCCCAGGCCAGCACCAGAAGGGTTGCCACGCCGCAGGCAACTCCAAGGAGCCGGTGACCCGGGGTCTCCCGCTTCACTTCATGGTACCCCAGCAGGTACGCCAGCGCCGCCCCGGCAGCCATCCCGCCGCCGTGTCCCCAGTTGTTGATCCCTGGAACCAGAAAGCCGAAGACCATGATCATGATCGCCCAACTCCCGATCTGGCTGTAGACCGCCTGGCCGTAAGTGCCGCCCCTGCTCTTGCCGTAATAAAGCAGCGCTCCGATCAGACTGCATACTGCGGCCGAAGCGCCGATGGTAAAAGGGATGCCGGCCAGGAAAGAAACAAAGAACCCCAGAACGCCGCCGAGGGTGTAGATGGCAAACATCCGGTGGGTGCCGAATTCCCGGGCCACCAGGGGGCCGAGCTGGTGCAGGGCAATCATGTTGAAGATGATGTGCAGCAGGCCGCCATGCAGATAGTTTGCCGACAACAGGCTCCACCAGCGGTGCAGCTTGAGAATCGGCACGGTGCCCGTTGCCCCGAGGAGCAACAGGCTCCGATCGCCGGGGGAAAGAAAACTGAAAGGGCCGATATTGAAATTTGCTCGACCCGGGTTGAGCAGAATTGATAAAACAAACATCGTGATATTGGCATAGAGGACCATCCGGATCAGCTGATCCGGGTTGGACAGAGATGTGACGAGCCGGTTGTTTTTAAGCCATGATCCGGGGTTTCTGATCCCGCAGTAGGGACATTTTTCCTCACTGCGGCTGATCAGCTTGCGGCAGCCCGGACAGAGCATTGAATTTTTTTGTTGTACGTGCATTTACTTCCCCTGGTCGAGTTTAATGGTGCTTCAATAACGGAGCTGGGAAGGGTATCGTAACTGTTCCGGGCAAAGGCGGCAAGAGGTGGTTTTTCTTTTCCATTTCTTTCCCCCGGGGCTGACGAATTGTTTTCTAAATCGGGATTCTC
Proteins encoded in this region:
- a CDS encoding ATP-binding cassette domain-containing protein, producing the protein MIHLTNIHKQHGNRILFTNGGFQILPGVRTGLVGPNGAGKSTLFRLITGEEEADRGEISCGKKTVIAHFSQEVGEMAGRSALAETMAAVSEVLALGDEIRKMEAAMAEPMADDELAALLERYGNAQEEFEHRGGYDLETRAQTVLTGLGIGPDDYNRPVESFSGGWKMRIALAKILTINPDVLLLDEPTNHLDIESILWLEEWLKNEFKGAVLMTSHDRTFMNAIVSRIIEVADQTITTYSGNYDFYLREREIRREQLVASARRQQEMLAKEEEFIARFAARASHASQVQSRIKKIEKIERIVLPAEQRVMRFEFPEPPRSGDDVVAMVDLAKTWPGNEGSPEKPVFSGVSGMVRRGEKIAVVGVNGAGKSTFLKVIAGKTEPTGGTVTIGANVSIGYFSQHSMDVLHGGSTVFETIQNVIPQANIGVIRNLCGAFLFQGEDGDKKIAQLSGGEKSRVVIATLLARPLNFLILDEPTNHLDLQSREILLEALQKFTGTVILVSHDRHFLRSLVDHVMEIDHGEMRLYGGDYDYYLQKSAELKGLSGN
- a CDS encoding rhomboid family intramembrane serine protease, whose translation is MFPLKDDVPSSSFPAINLWLIIVNVLCFVYELMLGDHLNPFLSTYGFVPARFMAAQAENYFDFGRFLPVFSSMFLHGGFLHVISNMWMLWIFGDNVEDSMGHGRYLFFYLLCGFVSVFAQGLSAPGSVVPMIGASGAISGVLGAYFVLHPRARITTLVPIFFFLTIIRIPAFVFLGFWILLQILQGSANLLDTGAGAKGGVAWWAHVGGFVMGFVLIHLFRKKKGRLVRKPWYQF
- a CDS encoding TM2 domain-containing protein yields the protein MNTHSQVIGYLLWIFGFMGSHRFYYGRPISGTIYFFTLGIFFIGWIVDLFLIPGMDREADIAYTSGPIDYNVSWIFLTFLGFFGVHRFYLGKWVTGLIYLCTGGLFLVGIIYDFWTLNEQISEINRENPEP
- a CDS encoding YaeQ family protein; amino-acid sequence: MALKPTIFKLKITLADTDRDYYDTLNLTVAQHPSESLERMMARVLAFCIHAEKYPVFTKGLCAVEEPDIWARTLDDRISLWIDVGEPSVDRIKKATRLSPVVKVYSFNSKSDTWWDQERDKFKELSAGVFQFPWGSIRALAALVKNRTMVLSATITGDTAYIGAEQGECEVSWVALQGGE
- the recQ gene encoding DNA helicase RecQ, encoding MNAPLPTTSPTPLDNLRTIFGYSEFRPYQEEIISGLIRGEDAFVLMPTGGGKSLCYQIPALHRPGVALVVSPLISLMKDQVDALRANGVRADFYNSSLKADEAREVLRRFHHRELDLLYVAPERLMSSDFLDRLVDIEISLFAIDEAHCVSQWGHDFRPEYIQLGRLRGLFPKIPLIALTATAEEQTRADILTRLNLQQAKTYVAGFDRPNIRYTVIDKLKPKDQLRTFLQGREKESGIVYCLSRKRVEQVADQLSAAGFSAAAYHAGLPAEERKQVQDDFLKDNLQVVVATVAFGMGIDKPNVRFVVHYDLPKNIESYYQETGRAGRDGLPSEAVLLFGYGDIAVARGLIELGRNQEQKRIEIHKLNAMVAFAEAQSCRRQVLLGYFGEQLPEPCGNCDICLSPPELHDVTDDARKALSCVYRVGQRFGIGYVIDVLRGSKNERIMKQQHDQLSTYGIGSDQPKEFWASLLHHLVQHGYLFQDVADYSVLKLTDASRPLLRGEKTLTMAKPRVRPVTTKKKKGPRNTTDLDYNEELFEKLRSLRKSLADAAGVPPFVVFGDKTLIEMAAYLPKDNSALLAIHGVGANKLEKYGPAFLKVIHDFRERQN
- the pyrR gene encoding bifunctional pyr operon transcriptional regulator/uracil phosphoribosyltransferase PyrR, translating into MTTEKKKVMSAHDIELSLSRIAIEIVERNRNLNNLAIVGIHTGGVFLAERIKKMIEERVKVKLPIGSLDITLYRDDWSLASQSPVVKTTDLNFPVECCTVVLIDDVLFTGRTIRAALDAIMDFGRPMVLQLAVLLDRGGRELPIQPDFVGMHVLVEDNERVDVHLSEKDGVDEVIIRPAGK
- a CDS encoding HAMP domain-containing histidine kinase — protein: MVKNGKSSNPGPDLQYIHRRIKKKFEDYQTYHFSANQNDILKTFFDLAQEFDSFQDFYRICVLVPCDCLQMQVSLYLEAESGIGLQLVCNSSDGVRYDSAPAPSYVRTSQEPYDHEGSYLVPISRKQFHQADAPAMKKAARILGMLEVSAGRELSGEERFFFIKYANRIAYNLHNRKLMQQNIRHLEFINTLVMDIEHNVIIPNMYFKHLFNRLKASIGGLEELVLDEEGASEPYRGRLATVYQGLRENHRQLLDHHSTTSLFLESLFRKDHFTEGHLVLKPRSCMVEQEIIRPQLENYLNRFSLYGIEVRYPDDMEDELPLSVDIGLLAQVYANLFSNAVKYTESVKTAAGFARKAMAYGRKLEKDYFGPGKDGMKFNVFSTGPQLSATEQERVFDDGFRGSNSGRSSGTGHGLSFVRHVIEIHGGRVGYESVEEGNNFYFVLPLAGEYKGMKDVSP
- a CDS encoding phosphoribosylglycinamide formyltransferase; translated protein: MKMAVLLSGSGRTLDNFHERIVSGTMRGSIEVVISNVAGVLGLEKAEKYGYPAYVAPTSKETNEILAKYDVDLILLAGYLKLYTPPQHLKRAVVNIHPSLIPSFCGDGFYGMRVHRAVKARGVRVSGCTVHFANEVYDEGPIIVQHCVPVFAEDTPDDVAARVFAAECEAYPEAINLVCEKGVDYFWSGEGRRQG
- a CDS encoding IMP cyclohydrolase encodes the protein MRKIERALISLTDKSGIEDFARELEKMGVEILSTGGTAKKMRDSGIKVMDVSEFTGFPEMLDGRVKTLHPKVHGGILAQKENPDHLAQMAKHGMKPIDLVAVNLYAFEKTVADPNCSLADAIENIDIGGPTMLRSSAKNFRDVTVLVDPADYPQVLKEMKATGNTTLKTRFRLAAKVFALTSRYDTTISAWLEKVDVDNNPYFR
- a CDS encoding rhomboid family intramembrane serine protease: MHVQQKNSMLCPGCRKLISRSEEKCPYCGIRNPGSWLKNNRLVTSLSNPDQLIRMVLYANITMFVLSILLNPGRANFNIGPFSFLSPGDRSLLLLGATGTVPILKLHRWWSLLSANYLHGGLLHIIFNMIALHQLGPLVAREFGTHRMFAIYTLGGVLGFFVSFLAGIPFTIGASAAVCSLIGALLYYGKSRGGTYGQAVYSQIGSWAIMIMVFGFLVPGINNWGHGGGMAAGAALAYLLGYHEVKRETPGHRLLGVACGVATLLVLAWAGLNGLSLVLLR